From Rickettsia endosymbiont of Ceutorhynchus obstrictus, a single genomic window includes:
- the rpsN gene encoding 30S ribosomal protein S14, with protein MAKLSSIKKNERRKKISQSLYNKRTKLKNKIYDKNISLEERFSLVMTLAQLPRNSAAIRVRNRCELTGRPRGVSQKFGISRNMLRVLAGKGLVPGLIKASW; from the coding sequence ATGGCAAAGTTAAGTTCTATAAAAAAAAATGAAAGAAGAAAAAAAATTTCGCAAAGCTTATATAATAAGCGTACAAAATTAAAGAATAAAATTTATGATAAAAATATTTCATTAGAAGAGCGTTTTTCCTTGGTAATGACGCTTGCTCAATTACCGAGAAATTCAGCTGCTATTAGAGTAAGAAATAGATGCGAATTAACCGGAAGACCAAGAGGCGTAAGCCAAAAGTTCGGCATCTCAAGAAATATGTTAAGAGTTTTAGCCGGTAAAGGGTTAGTTCCCGGGTTAATTAAAGCGAGTTGGTAA
- the rpsS gene encoding 30S ribosomal protein S19 has protein sequence MARSVWKGPFVDGYLIKKVHKLMESGKSEMIKTWSRRSTILPFFVGFTFSVHNGNKFIPVSVSEEMVGRKLGEFAPTRTFYGHGADKKVKRK, from the coding sequence ATGGCGCGTTCAGTTTGGAAAGGGCCTTTTGTAGACGGTTATTTGATAAAAAAAGTACATAAGTTAATGGAATCCGGTAAATCGGAAATGATTAAAACTTGGTCCAGAAGGTCAACTATTTTGCCTTTTTTTGTTGGTTTTACCTTTTCCGTGCATAACGGAAATAAGTTTATACCGGTTTCCGTAAGTGAAGAAATGGTTGGCAGAAAATTAGGAGAATTTGCGCCGACTAGAACATTTTACGGTCATGGAGCAGATAAAAAAGTTAAAAGAAAATAA
- the rpsQ gene encoding 30S ribosomal protein S17: protein MPKRVLQGVVVSSKADKTITVKVERKFKHPIYKKFVKVSKKYAAHDPENKFQDGDKVNIIESRPISKTKTWIVLNEEYSKSS from the coding sequence ATGCCAAAAAGAGTCTTACAGGGCGTTGTAGTTAGTTCAAAGGCTGATAAAACTATTACCGTAAAAGTAGAACGTAAATTTAAACATCCTATTTATAAGAAATTCGTAAAAGTATCTAAAAAATATGCTGCTCACGATCCTGAAAATAAGTTTCAAGACGGAGATAAAGTTAATATAATAGAAAGTCGTCCTATTTCAAAAACCAAAACATGGATAGTATTAAATGAGGAGTATAGTAAAAGCAGTTGA
- the rplE gene encoding 50S ribosomal protein L5, with protein sequence MLLRFKELYTQEIIKDLQKEFSYKNKHEIPEIKKIVINMGVGEAVADSKVINNVVNDLTLISGQKPIVTLARKSIATFKLREGMKIGCKVTLRKDRMYDFLERLVIVALPRVKEFRGFSYKSFDGKGNFTFGLKEQIVFPEINYDKIDVIRGMDITIVTTAKNDKEGKLLLSGFNLPFYN encoded by the coding sequence ATGTTATTAAGGTTTAAAGAGTTATATACTCAAGAAATTATAAAAGATTTGCAAAAAGAATTTTCTTATAAGAATAAGCATGAAATACCGGAAATTAAAAAAATCGTTATAAATATGGGAGTAGGAGAGGCGGTAGCCGACTCTAAAGTAATTAATAATGTTGTTAATGATTTAACATTGATTTCCGGACAGAAGCCTATTGTAACTTTAGCAAGAAAATCTATAGCAACCTTTAAACTTCGCGAAGGAATGAAGATAGGTTGTAAAGTAACTTTACGCAAAGACAGAATGTATGATTTTCTAGAAAGGTTGGTCATTGTGGCGCTGCCTCGTGTTAAGGAGTTTCGAGGCTTTTCTTATAAAAGTTTTGACGGTAAAGGAAATTTTACTTTCGGATTAAAAGAACAAATAGTCTTCCCCGAAATTAATTACGATAAAATTGATGTAATAAGGGGTATGGATATTACAATTGTTACCACGGCTAAAAACGATAAAGAAGGTAAATTGTTACTTTCCGGGTTTAATTTACCTTTTTATAATTAA
- the rplR gene encoding 50S ribosomal protein L18 — protein MHSAKLKFERRQSRVRYKIAKLSNRHRLSIFKSGRHIYAQLIDDSKAITIASASTLDEKIKKLKKSNCNVDNAVKIGELIAEKAILKGIEEVVFDRGGYKYHGVIKALADAARKKLRF, from the coding sequence ATGCATAGCGCGAAACTTAAGTTTGAAAGAAGACAAAGTAGAGTAAGATATAAGATAGCCAAGCTATCTAATAGACATAGATTATCTATTTTTAAATCCGGAAGACATATATATGCTCAGTTAATTGATGATTCAAAAGCGATAACTATTGCTTCGGCTTCAACTTTAGACGAAAAAATTAAAAAATTAAAAAAGTCTAATTGTAATGTAGACAATGCCGTTAAAATTGGTGAATTAATAGCTGAAAAAGCTATTTTGAAAGGAATAGAGGAAGTCGTATTTGATAGAGGGGGGTATAAATACCACGGTGTTATCAAAGCTCTCGCTGATGCGGCACGGAAAAAATTAAGATTTTAG
- the rplB gene encoding 50S ribosomal protein L2 → MALKKFNPITPSLRELIQVDKTSLWKGKPFKPLTKGLTKTGGRNNQGRITSWHRGGGHKKLYRIIDFKRNKLDVFAIVERIEYDPNRTAFIALIKFEDGEHAYILAPQKLAIGDKIISSKEADIKIGNCLPLRFIPVGTTLHNVEMKVGKGGQIARSAGTSVDLVGKDSGYAQIKLRSGEFRLVPLDCKATIGVVSNSDQKNINLGKAGRNRWLGWRPHVRGVAMNPVDHPHGGGEGKTSGGRHPVTPWGFPTKGKKTRKNKSTSKFIIKKRK, encoded by the coding sequence ATGGCTTTAAAGAAATTTAACCCGATTACTCCTTCACTTAGAGAGTTAATACAAGTTGATAAAACTAGTCTTTGGAAAGGCAAACCTTTTAAACCTTTAACTAAAGGGTTAACTAAAACGGGCGGGAGAAATAATCAAGGTAGAATTACGTCGTGGCATAGAGGCGGCGGGCATAAAAAATTATATCGTATTATTGATTTTAAAAGAAATAAACTAGATGTATTTGCGATTGTTGAAAGAATAGAGTATGATCCGAATCGTACTGCCTTCATTGCTTTAATTAAATTTGAAGACGGCGAACATGCGTATATTTTAGCACCGCAAAAATTAGCCATAGGCGATAAAATTATATCTAGCAAAGAGGCTGATATTAAAATCGGCAACTGTCTGCCTTTAAGATTTATTCCGGTTGGAACTACTTTACATAATGTTGAAATGAAGGTAGGAAAAGGCGGTCAAATTGCAAGGTCGGCCGGTACTTCGGTAGATTTGGTGGGTAAAGATTCAGGATATGCTCAAATTAAGCTTAGATCGGGGGAATTTAGATTAGTACCTTTAGATTGTAAAGCTACTATAGGCGTTGTTTCTAACTCGGATCAAAAAAATATTAATTTAGGGAAAGCCGGTAGAAATAGATGGCTAGGATGGAGACCTCACGTTAGAGGTGTAGCTATGAACCCGGTTGATCATCCGCATGGCGGCGGTGAAGGTAAAACTTCCGGAGGGCGTCATCCCGTTACTCCTTGGGGATTCCCGACTAAAGGTAAAAAGACTCGTAAAAATAAATCTACCTCGAAGTTTATTATCAAGAAAAGAAAATAA
- the rplW gene encoding 50S ribosomal protein L23 — MNFYKHYDLIRRPVITEKTTALSEQNKFTFYVDQLAKKISVKKAIEEIFKVKVKKVNILNVKGKKKRFKGINGCQSDRKKAIVTLEKDHTIDFTGGIK; from the coding sequence ATGAATTTTTATAAACATTACGATTTGATTAGAAGACCGGTTATAACCGAAAAAACTACCGCCCTTTCTGAACAAAATAAATTTACTTTTTATGTAGATCAGCTTGCTAAAAAAATCTCTGTTAAAAAAGCCATTGAAGAAATATTTAAAGTAAAAGTTAAAAAAGTTAATATTTTAAATGTGAAAGGTAAGAAGAAAAGATTTAAAGGGATTAACGGATGTCAATCCGATAGGAAGAAAGCTATCGTGACATTAGAAAAAGATCATACTATTGATTTTACCGGAGGAATTAAATAA
- the rplN gene encoding 50S ribosomal protein L14 — protein MIQMQSILDVADNSGAKKVMCIKVLGGSHHMIAKLGDVIVVSIKEAMPGGKVKKGDVYKGLIVRTRTGVRRIDGNTIKFDKNAIVLLNKQGEPIGTRVFGPVTRELRAKKFVRIMSLAEEVL, from the coding sequence ATGATTCAGATGCAAAGCATCTTAGATGTTGCGGATAATTCTGGTGCTAAGAAAGTTATGTGTATTAAAGTTTTGGGAGGTTCTCATCATATGATAGCTAAACTTGGGGATGTTATAGTAGTTTCAATTAAGGAAGCTATGCCCGGCGGTAAAGTTAAAAAAGGTGATGTATATAAAGGATTAATAGTTAGAACCAGAACGGGTGTTAGAAGAATCGACGGCAATACAATAAAATTTGATAAAAATGCAATAGTACTTCTAAATAAGCAGGGTGAACCTATAGGTACTAGAGTTTTTGGACCGGTAACTAGAGAACTTAGAGCTAAAAAATTTGTTAGAATAATGTCACTTGCAGAGGAAGTATTATAA
- the rplD gene encoding 50S ribosomal protein L4, with protein sequence MKTKILNLANEEIGEISLDKDIFALEFIREDIIKLVVDWQRVKAMSGTHQTKTVSGVSGTTKKPFKQKGTGNARQGSLRSAQMRGGGVAHGPVSRSHATKLPKKVRKLGLMHALSGKLAEGKLLVINSLKLDEPKTSILANILSKFQGKSFFVIDGNEVDVNFSLAAKNIHNTIVVPQIGANVYDIIRHEYVLISQEAVDVLEKRLK encoded by the coding sequence ATGAAGACTAAAATATTAAATCTTGCCAATGAAGAGATTGGGGAGATTAGTTTAGATAAAGATATATTTGCTTTGGAGTTCATCAGAGAAGATATTATAAAGCTTGTTGTTGATTGGCAGCGAGTTAAGGCAATGTCCGGTACTCACCAAACTAAAACGGTATCAGGGGTATCCGGTACTACAAAAAAACCGTTTAAGCAAAAAGGTACGGGTAACGCAAGACAAGGTTCGCTGCGGTCTGCCCAAATGCGCGGCGGTGGAGTAGCTCATGGTCCGGTATCAAGAAGTCATGCAACAAAATTGCCTAAAAAAGTTAGAAAACTTGGGTTAATGCATGCTTTATCAGGAAAATTAGCGGAGGGGAAATTATTAGTAATAAATTCTTTAAAGCTAGATGAGCCTAAAACTTCTATTCTTGCAAATATATTAAGTAAATTTCAAGGAAAAAGCTTTTTTGTAATTGATGGAAATGAGGTTGATGTTAATTTTTCCTTAGCTGCAAAAAATATTCATAATACAATAGTGGTTCCGCAAATAGGAGCGAATGTTTACGATATAATACGTCATGAATATGTGTTGATATCACAAGAGGCAGTTGATGTTTTAGAAAAGAGGTTAAAATGA
- the rplF gene encoding 50S ribosomal protein L6, with translation MSRVGKLPIIIPEGVKIGLNGLEVNISGPKGKLSKAFKGSIEILLEDNKILVKPLAQNKNARSMWGTARSIISSMVKGVKEGFKLELEINGVGYRAMVKGEYLNLMLAKSHNTKIEIPKDIKVDVPKQNVIILEGTDKEKLGQFASIIIKQRPPEPYKGKGIKFKGQYIPRKEGKKN, from the coding sequence ATGTCACGTGTTGGGAAGTTACCGATTATTATACCGGAAGGGGTAAAAATTGGCTTAAACGGTTTAGAAGTAAATATATCCGGACCTAAAGGTAAATTATCAAAAGCTTTTAAAGGCAGTATAGAAATTTTATTAGAAGATAATAAAATTTTAGTAAAACCGTTAGCTCAAAATAAAAATGCCCGTTCTATGTGGGGTACCGCAAGAAGTATAATATCTAGCATGGTTAAAGGGGTAAAGGAAGGCTTTAAATTAGAGCTTGAAATTAACGGCGTCGGTTATAGGGCTATGGTAAAGGGAGAATATTTAAATTTAATGCTTGCCAAAAGCCATAACACAAAAATTGAAATACCTAAAGATATTAAAGTTGATGTTCCTAAACAAAATGTGATTATTTTGGAAGGGACGGATAAAGAAAAATTAGGTCAGTTTGCATCAATTATTATAAAGCAAAGACCGCCTGAACCTTATAAAGGTAAAGGAATTAAATTTAAAGGTCAGTATATACCACGGAAAGAAGGCAAGAAAAATTAA
- the rpsC gene encoding 30S ribosomal protein S3 — MGQKICPHGFRVGPTLIKGWDSVLYAEKHYKTLFIQDFRIRELINKNCNQAQISRILIERPSNKSIIINIYAKKPNIIIGKSGSDIDKLKKTVEKMASLKEVYINIHEVRKSNIDAPIVAQNIASQLEKRVSFRKAMKTAIQASFKQGGLGIRVSCSGRLGGAEIARTEWYREGRVPLHTLRADIDYATAEAITTYGVIGVKVWIYKGEYTENKKYN; from the coding sequence ATGGGACAAAAAATTTGCCCACATGGTTTTAGAGTTGGACCGACATTAATTAAAGGATGGGATTCAGTATTATATGCTGAAAAACATTACAAAACTCTTTTTATACAAGATTTTAGGATTAGGGAATTAATAAATAAAAATTGTAATCAAGCTCAAATTAGTAGGATACTTATTGAAAGGCCTTCTAATAAAAGTATTATAATTAATATCTATGCAAAAAAACCGAATATTATTATCGGTAAAAGCGGTAGTGATATTGATAAATTAAAAAAGACTGTAGAAAAAATGGCTTCTTTGAAAGAAGTTTATATTAATATTCATGAAGTAAGAAAATCTAATATCGATGCTCCAATAGTTGCGCAAAATATTGCTTCGCAACTTGAAAAAAGAGTTTCTTTTAGGAAAGCAATGAAAACAGCTATTCAAGCTTCTTTTAAACAAGGGGGGCTTGGTATAAGAGTTAGTTGTTCGGGGCGTCTCGGCGGCGCTGAAATTGCTAGAACGGAATGGTATAGAGAGGGGAGGGTTCCTTTGCATACTTTAAGGGCTGATATTGATTATGCCACAGCCGAAGCTATAACTACTTATGGAGTTATAGGGGTAAAGGTTTGGATTTACAAAGGTGAGTACACCGAAAATAAAAAATATAACTAA
- the rpmC gene encoding 50S ribosomal protein L29, translating to MTDLKSLKKEVVHKTIEELNKNLIFFKKELFNLRFQQTLGELKNTSRFSFVKKSIARINTELTKRSESEEY from the coding sequence ATGACTGATTTAAAATCCTTAAAAAAAGAAGTAGTTCATAAAACTATAGAAGAGCTTAATAAAAATCTTATTTTTTTTAAAAAAGAATTGTTTAATTTGAGATTTCAGCAGACTTTAGGGGAATTAAAAAATACAAGTAGATTTTCTTTTGTTAAAAAATCAATAGCACGTATTAATACCGAGTTAACCAAAAGATCTGAGAGTGAGGAATATTAA
- the rpsH gene encoding 30S ribosomal protein S8: protein MSMTDNVADMLTRIRNAYKSKLMSVSFPSSKMKCAILDVLQKEGYIKEYKVLQENNISHVEVDLKYSIKGEASIREVHKVSTPGRRVYSAIKDLKGYYNNMGIYILSTSHGIMSDREAHIQNVGGEVICKVF, encoded by the coding sequence ATGTCAATGACTGATAATGTAGCGGATATGTTAACTAGAATTAGAAATGCTTATAAAAGTAAATTAATGAGCGTTTCTTTTCCTAGTTCTAAAATGAAATGTGCAATTTTAGATGTATTGCAAAAAGAAGGTTATATAAAAGAATATAAAGTTCTCCAAGAAAATAATATTAGTCATGTCGAGGTAGATTTAAAATATTCTATCAAAGGCGAGGCCTCTATACGTGAAGTTCATAAGGTTTCAACGCCAGGAAGAAGAGTATATTCAGCAATCAAAGATTTGAAAGGATATTATAATAATATGGGAATTTATATTCTTTCTACTTCTCATGGAATAATGTCGGATAGAGAAGCTCATATTCAAAATGTCGGCGGTGAAGTAATTTGTAAAGTGTTTTAA
- the rplX gene encoding 50S ribosomal protein L24: MIKLKVKKGDEVVVITGKYKGKKGKILKVFPEDNKIIVSGVNLVKKHTKPSQVSEGGIITKELPIHISNVAHIDPKSGESTKIGFKILEDGSKVRVAKKSGEIIGKEGK, translated from the coding sequence ATGATTAAGTTAAAAGTTAAAAAAGGTGATGAAGTTGTGGTTATTACCGGCAAATACAAAGGGAAAAAGGGTAAGATATTAAAAGTTTTTCCTGAAGATAATAAAATTATCGTTTCCGGTGTAAATTTGGTAAAAAAACATACCAAACCAAGCCAAGTAAGTGAAGGAGGAATAATAACTAAGGAATTGCCTATACATATCTCGAATGTTGCTCATATCGATCCTAAAAGCGGTGAATCTACAAAAATAGGTTTTAAAATTTTAGAGGACGGTTCTAAAGTTAGAGTAGCAAAAAAATCAGGAGAGATTATCGGCAAGGAAGGTAAATAA
- the rplP gene encoding 50S ribosomal protein L16: MLAPKKQKFRKAHKGRVSSKAKSGTMLAFGSFGLKSIDGWRVTARQIEAARKAATRCMKRQGRLWIKIFPDLPVSKKPAEVRMGKGKGSPEFFAVRVSPGRIMFEIEGVEDNIALRALELASAKLPVRTKIVRRYD; the protein is encoded by the coding sequence ATGTTAGCTCCGAAAAAACAAAAATTTAGAAAGGCTCATAAGGGAAGAGTTTCCTCAAAAGCAAAATCAGGTACCATGCTTGCTTTTGGCTCTTTTGGATTAAAGTCTATAGACGGTTGGCGAGTGACCGCACGACAAATAGAAGCGGCAAGGAAAGCGGCAACTAGATGTATGAAAAGACAAGGTAGATTATGGATAAAAATCTTTCCCGATTTACCTGTTTCTAAAAAACCGGCTGAGGTTAGAATGGGTAAAGGTAAAGGTTCTCCGGAATTTTTTGCAGTAAGAGTTTCTCCCGGGAGAATTATGTTTGAAATTGAAGGAGTAGAAGATAATATAGCTCTTAGAGCTTTAGAGCTTGCCAGTGCTAAACTACCGGTAAGAACAAAGATAGTGAGGCGTTATGACTGA
- the rplV gene encoding 50S ribosomal protein L22 translates to MAQVSKNFATAKAKSIRVSPRKLNLVAASIRNMKVAQALVQLTFSPKRIAHDVKNCLHSAIANAENNLGLDIDRLVITSVTVGKALVMKRVMPRAKGRAARINKFFSNLYITVTEKEEN, encoded by the coding sequence ATGGCACAAGTAAGTAAAAATTTTGCTACGGCAAAAGCTAAATCTATTAGAGTTAGTCCCAGAAAGTTAAATTTAGTTGCAGCTTCTATTAGAAATATGAAAGTCGCACAAGCATTAGTGCAGTTAACTTTCTCACCGAAACGAATTGCACATGATGTAAAAAATTGTTTACATTCAGCAATTGCTAATGCTGAAAATAATTTAGGTCTAGATATAGATAGATTAGTTATTACGAGTGTTACGGTCGGTAAAGCTTTAGTGATGAAAAGAGTTATGCCGAGAGCTAAAGGGAGAGCGGCTCGAATTAATAAGTTTTTTAGTAATCTCTATATCACCGTTACAGAAAAAGAGGAGAATTAA
- the rpsJ gene encoding 30S ribosomal protein S10: MKNSQKIKIRLKSFDHRILDQATKEIVGAVKRTGADVSGPIPLPRMIERFTVNRSPHVHIKSREQFEIRTQKRLLIISYPTPQTVDALKKVDLPAGIDVEIKLESGE; the protein is encoded by the coding sequence ATGAAAAATAGTCAAAAAATTAAGATTCGTTTAAAGTCATTTGATCATCGTATTCTTGATCAAGCTACGAAAGAAATAGTCGGCGCTGTTAAAAGAACCGGAGCTGATGTTAGCGGTCCTATCCCTCTACCTAGAATGATTGAAAGATTTACCGTAAATAGATCTCCTCACGTACATATAAAGTCAAGGGAACAATTCGAGATCAGAACTCAAAAAAGATTGCTTATTATAAGCTATCCAACGCCGCAAACCGTTGATGCTTTAAAGAAAGTTGATTTGCCTGCCGGTATTGACGTTGAGATAAAATTAGAGAGTGGGGAGTAA
- the rplC gene encoding 50S ribosomal protein L3: protein MRTGIIAQKIGMTSVFNEKGERVTLTLVKVDNCQVIGHKTTEKHGYNAIVIGIKDKKISRVTKPMKQIFANAKVSPKVKLKEFRVSEDNFIDITTNLEVDHFTAGQFVDVSSTTIGKGFAGSMKRHNFRGLEASHGVSISHRSHGSTGGRQDPGKVFKNKKMAGHMGCQKVTIQNLKIFGVDKERGVIMIKGSIPGSKGSYLCIKDAIKKASITI from the coding sequence ATGAGAACTGGTATAATTGCCCAAAAAATTGGTATGACTTCAGTGTTTAATGAAAAAGGAGAGAGGGTTACTCTTACTCTAGTAAAGGTTGATAATTGTCAGGTTATAGGACATAAAACTACAGAAAAACATGGATATAATGCTATAGTTATCGGGATAAAAGATAAAAAAATATCAAGGGTAACTAAGCCGATGAAGCAGATATTTGCTAACGCTAAAGTATCGCCTAAGGTGAAATTAAAAGAATTTAGGGTGTCTGAAGATAATTTTATCGATATCACTACTAATTTAGAAGTGGATCATTTTACCGCCGGTCAATTTGTTGACGTATCTAGTACTACTATAGGTAAAGGTTTTGCCGGTAGTATGAAAAGACATAATTTTAGAGGGCTTGAGGCTTCTCACGGTGTGTCGATATCCCATCGTTCTCACGGTTCTACCGGAGGAAGGCAGGATCCGGGTAAAGTTTTTAAGAATAAGAAGATGGCCGGACATATGGGATGTCAAAAAGTTACTATTCAAAATCTAAAAATATTCGGGGTTGATAAAGAGCGCGGGGTTATTATGATTAAAGGTAGCATTCCGGGTTCTAAAGGTTCTTATCTTTGCATTAAAGATGCAATAAAAAAGGCCTCAATAACGATATAA